Proteins encoded by one window of Cannabis sativa cultivar Pink pepper isolate KNU-18-1 chromosome 4, ASM2916894v1, whole genome shotgun sequence:
- the LOC115711979 gene encoding uncharacterized protein LOC115711979 isoform X2 — protein sequence MSSADLPTKEVNVLKGHEGAVLAARFNADGNYCLSCGKDRTIRLWNPHRGIHIKTYKSHGREVRDVHVTLDNSKLISCGGDRQVFYWDVATGRVIRKFRGHEGEVNAVKFNEYSSVVVSAGYDQSLRAWDCRSHSTEPIQIIDSFSDSVMSVCLTKTEIIGGSVDGTVRTFDIRIGREISDDLGQPVNCISMSNDGNCLLASCLDSKLRLLDRSSGELLQEYKGHTCKSYKLDCCLTNTDAHVTGGSEDGFIYFWDLVDASVVSSFRAHSSVVTSVSYHPKDSCMISASVDGTIRVWKT from the exons atgagctCGGCGGACCTGCCAACGAAAGAGGTGAACGTATTAAAAGGGCACGAAGGAGCAGTACTTGCCGCAAGGTTCAACGCCGATGGAAACTACTGTCTGAGCTGCGGCAAGGACCGTACAATCCGTCTCTGGAACCCTCACCGGGGAATTCACATCAAGACTTACAAGTCTCATGGTCGTGAAGTTCGAGACGTTCATGTCACACT GGACAACTCCAAGCTTATTTCTTGCGGCGGCGATCGACAAGTTTTCTATTGGGATGTAGCCACTGGCCGTGTCATTCGAAAGTTCCGCGGCCACGAAGGCGAG GTAAATGCTGTGAAGTTCAATGAATACTCGTCCGTGGTGGTTTCGGCGGGTTATGATCAGTCATTGCGTGCTTGGGACTGTAGGTCTCATAGTACCGAGCCAATTCAA ATTATTGACTCATTCTCAGATAGTGTCATGTCTGTTTGCTTAACTAAAACTGAAATTATTGGTGGGAGTGTAGACGGAACTGTCCGAACTTTTGACATTCGCATTGGTAG GGAAATTTCTGATGATTTGGGGCAGCCTGTCAACTGTATATCAATGTCAAATGATGGTAATTGCTTATTAGCGAGCTGCCTAGATTCGAAATTACGTCTTCTGGATAG GTCTAGTGGTGAACTGCTACAGGAATATAAAGGTCATACTTGTAAG TCATACAAACTAGATTGCTGCCTTACAAACACTGATGCACATGTAACTGGTGGATCTGAGGATGGTTTCATTTACTTCTGGGATCTGGTAGACGCATCTGTGGTATCAAGCTTCCGGGCTCATTCTTCAGTG GTAACAAGTGTGAGTTATCACCCAAAGGACAGCTGCATGATATCTGCCTCCGTTGACGGCACCATTCGGGTATGGAAGACATGA
- the LOC115711979 gene encoding uncharacterized protein LOC115711979 isoform X1 produces MSSADLPTKEVNVLKGHEGAVLAARFNADGNYCLSCGKDRTIRLWNPHRGIHIKTYKSHGREVRDVHVTLDNSKLISCGGDRQVFYWDVATGRVIRKFRGHEGEVNAVKFNEYSSVVVSAGYDQSLRAWDCRSHSTEPIQIIDSFSDSVMSVCLTKTEIIGGSVDGTVRTFDIRIGREISDDLGQPVNCISMSNDGNCLLASCLDSKLRLLDRSSGELLQEYKGHTCKSYKLDCCLTNTDAHVTGGSEDGFIYFWDLVDASVVSSFRAHSSVVKAACFQFFLADFVLTMHNGHCTCTLFLTIVSVGKVINNSLV; encoded by the exons atgagctCGGCGGACCTGCCAACGAAAGAGGTGAACGTATTAAAAGGGCACGAAGGAGCAGTACTTGCCGCAAGGTTCAACGCCGATGGAAACTACTGTCTGAGCTGCGGCAAGGACCGTACAATCCGTCTCTGGAACCCTCACCGGGGAATTCACATCAAGACTTACAAGTCTCATGGTCGTGAAGTTCGAGACGTTCATGTCACACT GGACAACTCCAAGCTTATTTCTTGCGGCGGCGATCGACAAGTTTTCTATTGGGATGTAGCCACTGGCCGTGTCATTCGAAAGTTCCGCGGCCACGAAGGCGAG GTAAATGCTGTGAAGTTCAATGAATACTCGTCCGTGGTGGTTTCGGCGGGTTATGATCAGTCATTGCGTGCTTGGGACTGTAGGTCTCATAGTACCGAGCCAATTCAA ATTATTGACTCATTCTCAGATAGTGTCATGTCTGTTTGCTTAACTAAAACTGAAATTATTGGTGGGAGTGTAGACGGAACTGTCCGAACTTTTGACATTCGCATTGGTAG GGAAATTTCTGATGATTTGGGGCAGCCTGTCAACTGTATATCAATGTCAAATGATGGTAATTGCTTATTAGCGAGCTGCCTAGATTCGAAATTACGTCTTCTGGATAG GTCTAGTGGTGAACTGCTACAGGAATATAAAGGTCATACTTGTAAG TCATACAAACTAGATTGCTGCCTTACAAACACTGATGCACATGTAACTGGTGGATCTGAGGATGGTTTCATTTACTTCTGGGATCTGGTAGACGCATCTGTGGTATCAAGCTTCCGGGCTCATTCTTCAGTGGTAAAGGCTGCATGTTTCCAATTCTTTCTGGCAGATTTTGTTTTAACAATGCATAATGGTCATTGTACTTGTACCTTATTCTTGACAATAGTTTCTGTAGGGAAAGTGATCAATAATTCTTTAGTTTAG
- the LOC115713516 gene encoding egg cell-secreted protein 1.4-like codes for MAVVVLLSWPVLIDNNIVEARRDFPATMTAAVASVTGKEKNNFHNIRERLETSGGLVECWTALLELKSCSNEIVLFFLNGQTNIGHDCCRSVVFIARNCWPAMLTSLGFTVQEGDILQGYCDAIAAAPPPPAAVPSPSPAPSVVPPLAKTTLFD; via the coding sequence ATGGCTGTCGTCGTTTTACTTTCATGGCCAGTGCTGATCGACAACAACATAGTCGAGGCCAGAAGAGATTTTCCGGCCACAATGACGGCAGCAGTGGCCTCCGTTACTGGAAAAGAAAAGAACAATTTTCATAACATTAGAGAAAGACTTGAGACTAGCGGAGGTCTAGTGGAGTGCTGGACGGCTCTGCTGGAGCTGAAGTCGTGCTCGAATGAGATTGTGCTCTTTTTTCTCAATGGCCAGACCAATATCGGACACGACTGCTGCAGATCTGTCGTCTTCATCGCTCGCAACTGCTGGCCAGCCATGCTTACCTCCTTAGGGTTTACTGTCCAGGAAGGTGACATTCTCCAAGGCTACTGTGATGCAATAGCAGCTGCACCGCCGCCACCTGCCGCTGTTCCTTCACCATCACCAGCTCCTTCTGTCGTTCCGCCTCTTGCTAAAACCACCTTGTTCGATTAG